The proteins below come from a single Mucilaginibacter mali genomic window:
- a CDS encoding SDR family oxidoreductase — MKKTVLITGASSGFGKSAAKLFYNNGWNVIATMRSPEKETELSPLDGLLLTRLDVTDKASIQSAISAGIEKFGQIDVLVNNAGYGAMGALEAASEEQIKQQFDVNLFGVIAVTQAVLPILRRQKSGIIINVSSVGGRVTFPFSSLYHATKFAMEGLTESMQYELNPLGIQLKIVEPGGYKTEFAGRSMDLFGANGMEDYKPSFDRFITMLDHWPMSENIGEVAEAIYEAATDGTEKLRYPVGHDAAQLLQNRQQTDDVSFKKQMAAQTGI; from the coding sequence ATGAAAAAGACAGTATTAATAACAGGCGCCTCTTCCGGGTTTGGGAAATCGGCCGCTAAACTATTTTATAATAACGGTTGGAATGTAATAGCTACCATGCGTTCGCCGGAAAAAGAAACGGAATTATCGCCATTAGATGGCCTGTTATTGACCAGGCTGGATGTAACCGATAAGGCAAGTATCCAAAGCGCCATTTCGGCAGGGATAGAAAAGTTTGGCCAAATTGATGTATTGGTAAACAACGCTGGCTACGGGGCTATGGGCGCACTTGAAGCCGCGTCCGAAGAACAGATCAAGCAACAGTTTGATGTTAACCTGTTCGGCGTGATCGCCGTTACGCAGGCGGTGCTGCCCATTCTGCGCAGGCAAAAATCGGGCATTATCATCAATGTTTCTTCTGTAGGCGGCCGGGTTACGTTCCCGTTCTCATCGCTTTATCATGCCACCAAATTCGCGATGGAAGGCTTAACCGAATCGATGCAATACGAACTGAACCCGCTGGGGATCCAATTGAAGATAGTGGAACCGGGTGGTTATAAAACAGAGTTTGCAGGCCGGTCGATGGATCTGTTTGGCGCAAATGGTATGGAGGATTACAAGCCATCGTTCGATCGGTTCATTACCATGCTGGATCACTGGCCAATGTCTGAAAATATTGGCGAGGTGGCCGAAGCGATATACGAAGCGGCCACCGATGGTACCGAAAAATTGCGTTATCCTGTAGGACATGATGCCGCGCAACTGTTGCAAAACCGCCAGCAAACAGACGATGTGAGCTTTAAAAAACAAATGGCCGCCCAAACCGGCATTTAA